The Lolium rigidum isolate FL_2022 chromosome 2, APGP_CSIRO_Lrig_0.1, whole genome shotgun sequence genomic interval ATATTCATTGAAAAATCCCTTGGAGATGGTTTTTTCACATTTTAACGAGCTTCAAAGCGCAAACACTTTGATAAACTTGCCAATCTTAAgatttactccctccgtttactaatataagatgttttaggtttAAGTAGATTCATCCATTTTGTtatgtatctagtctattttagtGTTTAGATTCACTCACTATAGCGTGTATCTAGTTCACTTTAaagggacagggtgtttctgcacccgggtgcatatgcaccctttatttgaaatgcatattaaacatatttccaaatgttaaaaaaataaaaacaaaaatgcctcgtgtataccttgacatgttacatgttcacaaagttgtttcagcaaaaaccgatatgttttgtgccctgtataaaaagacaaaattttggtgttaaaatagtctatttctcgaggcattatttgtcttttttacacatggtacaaaaattgttggttttacgtgaaactttatgtgtacacataaaacatgtccctctacatgctaaaaaattttcataaatttttttactttttgaaatatgttttatacatatcaggtgcatatgcacccatgatcagttttggttttccgacTTTAAAGTGTCTAAAACTTCTTAAAACATCGTATATTTGTGAACGGGGCAGTAGATCCTTAAGCACAATGAGCTTAACAAAGCGCAACTTAACAAGGCGAGTATTTAAAGATGCGAGCTGCTCCTTAGTAGCACCCCGCCACGGACAGCAGCATCATGTCACCTCACGCCGTCATGCACTCAGTAAGTTCGGGGTATTGTAAACCCCCTCCGGGATCTAAAGAACGTCTCTTAATTCTGCCCATAGTCGTCACTTTGAGAAATAAGCTCCTTCTTGAAATGATGTTTGTTCCGTGAAACAGGTGAACCCCTTAAGATGTCAATGGCGAGCATTCAGAACGATCTGTCTCTTCAGGAGTCTCTGCAAAAGTTTTTAGACGGGTTTAATTCTATGCAAACTTTAACTTATGTAAGTTATCACACCCTTCTCCATTTTATATCAATCCTTCGGTTTTGCACAAAAATGGGTTCAAGATTGCCGTATTTGTTTACAGAGTAATATTTAGCTTGTAGGAGCATTCTTCATCAGTGATAacaaaaattcaacaaagtattcTAAACTATGAAGTGCAAGTGCATGGTCTGCAATAGATTGCCCTAGGATAGATACAGCAAAATTAGATTATCTTTATTTTGTGATAACCCACGAACAAGACATCATAACTGTTACTTTTCAGGGAACTGGAGATATAATACGTATGGATAATATTGTGTGGAAGCTCAAGCTTCTTAAGTCAGGTGCAGCCTATGCCAACTCTCGTCTTCATGCGGTACAAGCGGAAGTTCTACTTCTTGCCAGGTGCCTTTTTGTATAAGAGTATCACACATTTATTGACTCCTAGTCCCCACTGAGTCGCAACCTTTACCGTTTTGATCTCACACTGTAATACATTTGGATTTAGTGGCAATGAGAATCTGTCGCCAACAGGAGAAGCAGACCGACTGCTTAAGACACTGAATAATTGCAAAGCTAGATACTTTAGAAACCGAGGTCATACATTACTCATGGTATGTAACATCATACTCACGGTACATGTTTCTCAATGGATTCAATGTTTTCACTTGATAGGTTGATATTTAATTCCTAATTTTCATGCAAAACAACGTATAACAACTTAAACTTTAGGAATAATTTGAACAATAATCCTTACAATTCAATGTCCTTACCCAGGAGCATGACTTCAATCTTCTAACTGTCATAAAAGGGGTCAACATGTACCGCCGTGGCAGAAAACGGGATGCCGTGACCGATTTCCTTCCTCCTACACTTAGTGAGTTCAAGAAAACATTTGGTGAAGATTTCAAGTAAGTATGCAGTTTCTCAAAGATAAACTCTACCATCACATGGTATTTGTCAAGGATGATGGGACTGATCAACTGAAACTCTTATTCAGACAGTTCAATCAGTTACTAAGCCCAGTCATGCTGTCTACTCTAGAAACTGGAAAAATTGTCCGTGGCCTCGCCGGTGTTCCTGACAAAGGTCCTGTCTTGTTTGTGGGTTATCACCAACTcatggcgatggagttgagcacaTTGCTCGAGGGGCTCTTCCGAGAGAAGAAACCAGTCCGAGCATTGGCCCACGAGGTGTTTTTTAAAGGCAACTTTGGAACTTTGCGCGAGGAGCTGTCTCTGTTTGATGCACTCTGTATGTATGGCGCAGTACCAGTCAATCCTACAAATATGTACAAGTTATTTCAGAGAAATGAATTTGTTCTCCTCTATCCAGGCGGTGTTCGAGAAGCTCTGCACCGGAAGGTGAACTAAGAATTTTTCTGTACTTGTGAACACGAATTTCGTGTTTACTCCCACTGTGCATATGAATTGTCTTCCGGATGCACTTACTATGTTCGAACTGGGCAGGGTGAAAGCTACCAGTGCTTTTGGCCAAATAAACCAGAGTTTGTGAGAATGGCAGCCCGGTTTGGAGTTACTATCGTACCATTTGGGTGTGTCGGAGAAGATGACTTTTTTGAGGTATCATTCTGTGCCTTTATACATTGATGAATCAACTCAAGCAACACGGTATTGCTACTCTTAATGTGTTATTTTCATAACTAGCACacgggccctcgcaaatgcgagggcatcaactataaagatttctttagtgtGTCAAAATTAATTAGAAATCTTAATATGTTTCCAAATTCTATAGAAATACAAATAAATTATTTATATATGCGAAATGTATATCACATGGGCAGAAGACATCTTTGATCATCTCTAGTTTATGGGTGAGAGAATATAGTGTATCACCAAAACAATGCATTAATGAACATATATGTGAAGTTCGTGTATGACCTTAAATGGGTCGATAGAACTCAGAAAAGTTTAGACTATGAGCTAGCCAGTAGGTTTTATATgtgacattgagtaagtattcaagGCTAGATAACAAAAATATTTTTCTTAATATAAGGTAAAATTAAGCGATTTTATCTTCGTTAATATATAGGTCGACGAAAGATTATGAATTTTAATCTACATTTATATGATATTTTTCTACATCTTGTTtcctttatttgttgtaaaaatatGTGACCCTCTCATGTTGTGAAATACATAACCTTTTAGACATGGATAATCTGCAATAtattgttgaagtgtataagtagattgcctagccctttccatcagttcggacttttggttcaagtggctagtacatgagcttaacatggtatcagagtccggggtctcgagttcgagttctggctttcacaatttattctagaaTCATCTCCTCGCAGCCGCTACCGCCGCCCGCCCTAGCCTTGTGCTGCCGCGCCCGGCCGcagccgctgcctctttgcctctgactctacacgtgttgacttgtcttctcgtcttcccgtcacacgtgagagggggtgttgaagtgtataagtagattgtctagccctttccatcagttcggacttttggttcaattggctagtgcatgaagcttaacatataCAACTTTGGCCATTATACATATTATTAAACAAATTTTGTAATACCTTTTATCACTAATTTTAGTTTCTATTGTCATGTTTTAGTAATATATTTACTTATCAATAACAATAGCATACCGTTTAGATGTAATATTACGCTTAACTTTTCTAAATCTGCTAAGTTAAACCTATTCTTCAACCATTCATTTTGCGTGCTTGCTTCCTTATATTTGTCGATGAAACATGACTACACTATCATGGACGACTTGGCATCTTAATATGTCTCTATTTTTTTACATGATTGTAAattctgagagcatctccagccgcgtccccgaaagcgtcccccaaagggatttggggtgcgccggacaaaaatgcgttccagccgcgtcccccaaagcccatttttgtccggcgcggcccgatacggtgtccggcgccccgagctcgtccccgtcccacaggggacgcaccggggacgccggacacaacgaaaagcaagaCGAACCGACACGGGGCCGACTAGTCAGCGGCTCAGTGAAAAATCGTCTCAcattcccgccaaatcccgcccctcccgccatatcgcgcctatcccgccgcgcatttctggcctcccaacacatatcccgccgccgatttgtttctccctcccgccgtccacccgccgccgctaccctctcccgccgcccacccaccgccgctaccttctccccattccatggcgccgccgatagcccccaaaaagatggccaagaaagcggccaagaagccgctgggcaattcgacgacatcgaagccaaaatggcggcggccgacgcggtggcccaggaagcggcagcggcagcaactgcGGCGCAAGAGCCGGCTGCAGCGTCTTCGACTGCTACACCATCGTCGGCctacgcgacggcggcggaggagacaGAGTATGCACAACACCAGGCAGAtcacgacgaggtcgtcgtgatcgacgggcctgcgtcgactcaggatacgtcgcctTTGATCAActccttcttctaatttagcatgcactatggtctgtaatatgatcgcgcgcctagtactttgatcgccgctactctgatcgcgacgattcggcgggaacgatctcttttgaatgcaaaatttgaattcttgattgggggcggcgtttgggggacgcgactggggagtgacatcccccaaaggcggcacgaacaaaacacgtcccccaaacgctcaatccggcgcggtttgggggacggtttgggggacgcgactggagatgctctgatggcTTAGGCAACAGGAGGGTGTCTCTAGCATCATTGCGCGTTCGATTAAAGACTTAGGTCTCACATGCATTTCCAAAACATGCAAGGTTAATTTAACATCTACAAAAATGGTTTTAAAATTTTGTATTCGTAGTTTCTGGAAAAAAAAGGTTTTGTATTATACAGTGATATTTAATTGAGGGAATGTATTCCATGATATATTTATGTTTGTAACTACAAATTTGTCGAACTTTACAGCATCTCATATTTTTTCCCGTGAGACTACCATCATGTCGTACATAAATACTCATATGTCATGGCAGACATGCATATAAGCTAAAATCAGATCGTACATATGGGTTTGGAATTTTTTCCATCGCCCGTCAATTTTAGTGGTGGCTTAAGTATGTACCAATAAGTtttagggagtggtgttttggaacatgggagcatatgctccctctattttgaaattcatcttacacacattttgaatttcaaaaaaattgaaatgaaaaattcacacgtacatcttcacgtgctacgcgctcacaaagttgtttcataaaaaatgaacttgtcatgtgacgtgtgcaaaaaagacaaaactcagtgctgaaaataatgctttttacaagataaattttctcttttttacatagtccataaaaaagattgattttttcgtgaaacttggcgaatgcacatatattatggagatgtacatgtagaattttttgtcaaaattttttgacaactcgaaatataatttttttggtatagggagcatacgtACCCGAGagacgaattgaatttccgtaagTTTTAGACTTTTCTTAATGACCGATCAGTCATAGAGTTTGGTTCTTGCACTCCTACCCAATACGTTAGTTTTTTTTATTTATAAGATGGACATGTGCGTGTTAGAAATTGGCAAGTTAGAGGACTCAGTGACATGTTGAAATCATGTTGTACTAATCTCCTAATTAAATCATGACCTTGAAAACAGATCAAGTGGCTAATATAATTTGTTTCATGTGTAAGCAATCCAACTTTTTTTATTTGCCAAACTGATCGTATCCTACCAGCTTTACACCTTACCACCACCACGAGTTCAAGCCTGGCATTTCATTGACACAATTACGATACAACATCCAACATGGTAGATAGCTTACATATATAAGCGGTTAGTACTTATACGATTCCAGGGAAGTACATAAGAGTCCCACCTCTGCACGTTATATATCCTCGCTACAAGTAATTTGGCATGTTAAATATGTGAACTGACTAATCTGGCATGTTACATATGTTACGTGATTAATAATATTTCATTAAATCCTAACCGTAACTTTTAGATCTAACTGTCACAGTAATTTAGACGATGTGGATTAACGTAGTGCCACTATTATATATCCTCATTTTGCttctagtatataatagatagatttgTAGTCCGAACAATACCCCACGTACCAATGACCACTACCACACGTTTAACTTTTATAGGCAAAACATACATTGCATTGCATCTATATCTCCTTTtttaagagagagagaggatattTGTTAGTTAATTATTTGATCCTTCTGCAGGTTGTTGTGGACTACAATGATCAGAAGAACATCCCCTGTCTCAGAGACTGGATAACATCATTCAATGAAGATCTTCCAACTTTAAGGTCAGTCTTCTGTCATTCCGACTAGTTTTCCTTAAAGCTTGAGAGAGGATTTTCAGAGCAGCTGCTCAGCGCACACCCTTATCTACACTGTTGATACTGTATCAAGATTCGTGCTAGCTCCTTTTCTCCCTTTCAAAGAActtctcatttttgtatctctcacaccacacaATCTTTGAGCTTGACATTTTtcagatcacttaaacataacaacTACGTAGGAAAAATATTTCGAATTTTGAACTTGACATTTATTCCCCATTCTATTCATTATTTTTGAGTGACTTGCAGAAAAACCAAATCGAAATATTGTATAGCTAGCTTGAaagatataaaaaagaaaaagtcaCAAAATGTGTTCTTTTCAACTTTTCCTTTCCTTAAAAAGTAGGCACAACTTTATTTCAGAGATACTGTCATTGGAGAGAACGGGAATCAGGACGTGCATCTGCCTGTCCTTCTCCCTAAAGTACCAGGGCGGTTGTACTTCCTCTTCGGCAAGCCAATCGTGACGAAAGGAATGGACAATCTCCTGAGTGACAGCAAACAAGCAAACGATTTGTATTTACACACAAAACTGGAAGTGGAGAACTTAATTTCTTATCTcaagaggaagagagaagaagacccCTACCGGAGTATAACTCCACGCATATTGTACCAGGCAATTTGGGGTGCTTCTGCTCAAGTGCCTACTTTCGAACCGTGAAAATTGGATATGGATGTACTTGTGCGGTAGAGTGGTTCCTCTGCTTGGAAAATACCGTATTGTTCTATTTCCAGATTATTGTATTAGTCAAATGTCATGGAATAATGATATGATGCAATATTTATTCAGAATAAGTAGTAGCAGTGTCAAGTTTCATGCATTAGCCAACCCATCAAAAGTCTGAAATGATAAAAAGAGCTGTGCAATCCACATGTATTGTAACACACAAATATAATTGCTTAGTAGGGACGTTACATTTTCATAATATGTGGCATTGTTTCGGCACGCCACCAGAATGATGCCACCACTACTAGTATTGTGGCGTTGGTCTGTCACGCCACCAGTTCAGGCAATACTAGCGGCATGGCTCGACCGTGCCACCGGTATAGGAACCAGTAGTGGCATACTGGCTCCATGCCCCACTATTCACGGACACAGTAGTGGCGTTCCGCCAATTCTATATGCCACTAACGAATTTTCCGGCAATTTTCTGATTTGATTCAGCTTGTTTGGCAACAATTCTTGCTatactttccaaaaaaaaatatacaaGTTAGAATTGTTTCAGACATTTGGCCAAACTTATATTATTTACAAATGTTT includes:
- the LOC124693313 gene encoding phytyl ester synthase 1, chloroplastic-like isoform X1; the encoded protein is MSIALHAILRPFGVNPVSCYLGRHARFCFRASWTEAVNWEKKQGNSKRTRKTKAAADVMGLEVLCDDGFGSVTMKDYLEAVRTMPIDDGGPPRWFCPVECGRPVVNSAPLLLFLPGTDGVGMELILHHKSLGMVFEVRCLHIPVNDRTSFGELLQIVDECIKYEHALSPNRPVFVVGDSLGGCLAISVAAHNPEIDLVLIVVNPGTSFAETLVQAILPLLDLMPSNLSVIHPHLLRYFIGEPLKMSMASIQNDLSLQESLQKFLDGFNSMQTLTYGTGDIIRMDNIVWKLKLLKSGAAYANSRLHAVQAEVLLLASGNENLSPTGEADRLLKTLNNCKARYFRNRGHTLLMEHDFNLLTVIKGVNMYRRGRKRDAVTDFLPPTLSEFKKTFGEDFKQFNQLLSPVMLSTLETGKIVRGLAGVPDKGPVLFVGYHQLMAMELSTLLEGLFREKKPVRALAHEVFFKGNFGTLREELSLFDALCMYGAVPVNPTNMYKLFQRNEFVLLYPGGVREALHRKGESYQCFWPNKPEFVRMAARFGVTIVPFGCVGEDDFFEVVVDYNDQKNIPCLRDWITSFNEDLPTLRDTVIGENGNQDVHLPVLLPKVPGRLYFLFGKPIVTKGMDNLLSDSKQANDLYLHTKLEVENLISYLKRKREEDPYRSITPRILYQAIWGASAQVPTFEP
- the LOC124693313 gene encoding phytyl ester synthase 1, chloroplastic-like isoform X2, whose amino-acid sequence is MSIALHAILRPFGVNPVSCYLGRHARFCFRASWTEAVNWEKKQGNSKRTRKTKAAADVMGLEVLCDDGFGSVTMKDYLEAVRTMPIDDGGPPRWFCPVECGRPVVNSAPLLLFLPGTDGVGMELILHHKSLGMVFEVRCLHIPVNDRTSFGELLQIVDECIKYEHALSPNRPVFVVGDSLGGCLAISVAAHNPEIDLVLIVVNPGTSFAETLVQAILPLLDLMPSNLSVIHPHLLRYFIGEPLKMSMASIQNDLSLQESLQKFLDGFNSMQTLTYGTGDIIRMDNIVWKLKLLKSGAAYANSRLHAVQAEVLLLASGNENLSPTGEADRLLKTLNNCKARYFRNRGHTLLMEHDFNLLTVIKGVNMYRRGRKRDAVTDFLPPTLSEFKKTFGEDFKQFNQLLSPVMLSTLETGKIVRGLAGVPDKGPVLFVGYHQLMAMELSTLLEGLFREKKPVRALAHEVFFKGNFGTLREELSLFDALCGVREALHRKGESYQCFWPNKPEFVRMAARFGVTIVPFGCVGEDDFFEVVVDYNDQKNIPCLRDWITSFNEDLPTLRDTVIGENGNQDVHLPVLLPKVPGRLYFLFGKPIVTKGMDNLLSDSKQANDLYLHTKLEVENLISYLKRKREEDPYRSITPRILYQAIWGASAQVPTFEP
- the LOC124693313 gene encoding phytyl ester synthase 1, chloroplastic-like isoform X3; this translates as MSIALHAILRPFGVNPVSCYLGRHARFCFRASWTEAVNWEKKQGNSKRTRKTKAAADVMGLEVLCDDGFGSVTMKDYLEAVRTMPIDDGGPPRWFCPVECGRPVVNSAPLLLFLPGTDGVGMELILHHKSLGMVFEVRCLHIPVNDRTSFGGTSFAETLVQAILPLLDLMPSNLSVIHPHLLRYFIGEPLKMSMASIQNDLSLQESLQKFLDGFNSMQTLTYGTGDIIRMDNIVWKLKLLKSGAAYANSRLHAVQAEVLLLASGNENLSPTGEADRLLKTLNNCKARYFRNRGHTLLMEHDFNLLTVIKGVNMYRRGRKRDAVTDFLPPTLSEFKKTFGEDFKQFNQLLSPVMLSTLETGKIVRGLAGVPDKGPVLFVGYHQLMAMELSTLLEGLFREKKPVRALAHEVFFKGNFGTLREELSLFDALCMYGAVPVNPTNMYKLFQRNEFVLLYPGGVREALHRKGESYQCFWPNKPEFVRMAARFGVTIVPFGCVGEDDFFEVVVDYNDQKNIPCLRDWITSFNEDLPTLRDTVIGENGNQDVHLPVLLPKVPGRLYFLFGKPIVTKGMDNLLSDSKQANDLYLHTKLEVENLISYLKRKREEDPYRSITPRILYQAIWGASAQVPTFEP
- the LOC124693313 gene encoding phytyl ester synthase 1, chloroplastic-like isoform X4, which encodes MEGHLGGSAPWSAGGRWLTAHLCCCSCQDFFPWQPIRVVFLIMGSAGTDGVGMELILHHKSLGMVFEVRCLHIPVNDRTSFGELLQIVDECIKYEHALSPNRPVFVVGDSLGGCLAISVAAHNPEIDLVLIVVNPGTSFAETLVQAILPLLDLMPSNLSVIHPHLLRYFIGEPLKMSMASIQNDLSLQESLQKFLDGFNSMQTLTYGTGDIIRMDNIVWKLKLLKSGAAYANSRLHAVQAEVLLLASGNENLSPTGEADRLLKTLNNCKARYFRNRGHTLLMEHDFNLLTVIKGVNMYRRGRKRDAVTDFLPPTLSEFKKTFGEDFKQFNQLLSPVMLSTLETGKIVRGLAGVPDKGPVLFVGYHQLMAMELSTLLEGLFREKKPVRALAHEVFFKGNFGTLREELSLFDALCMYGAVPVNPTNMYKLFQRNEFVLLYPGGVREALHRKGESYQCFWPNKPEFVRMAARFGVTIVPFGCVGEDDFFEVVVDYNDQKNIPCLRDWITSFNEDLPTLRDTVIGENGNQDVHLPVLLPKVPGRLYFLFGKPIVTKGMDNLLSDSKQANDLYLHTKLEVENLISYLKRKREEDPYRSITPRILYQAIWGASAQVPTFEP